A region of the Candidatus Hydrogenedentota bacterium genome:
TCGTGGGCACCCAGGTTTACAATCCCAAGTCCGGCGAGTTTACGGTGAAGAAGGGGCCCATTTTCAGCAACATTATCCTGGCGGACGAAATCAACCGCGCCCCGGCCAAAGTGCAGAGCGCCCTGCTGGAGGTCATGCAGGAGCGGCAGGTGACCATCGGGGACGAGACGTACATGATGCAGGAGCCCTTCATGGTGCTTGCAACGCAGAATCCACTGGAGCACGAGGGCACCTATCCGCTGCCGGAGGCGCAAGTCGACCGGTTCATGCTGAAAGTGAAAATAACCTACCCTTCGCGGGAGGAAGAGCGGACCATCATGGATCGGGTGGATCTGCTGGGCCGGCGGAAAGTGGAAGCGGTGGTAACCCGGCAGGAACTGCTGGATGCCCGCGCCCTGGTCAATGAGATCTACGTGGACACCAAGGTGAAGGATTATATCGTTGACCTGGTCCATGCAACGCGGCAACCAGAGGCCTTTGGGCTCAAGATGAGCCATCTGATCGAGTATGGGGCGTCTCCCCGCGCCACGCTTTTTCTCCAGCAGGGGGCGCGGGCGCTGGCCTTTCTTCAGGGCGAGGGGAATGTGTTTCCTCACGACGTCAAGCAGATTGCGATGGATGTCCTGCGCCATCGCGTGAAGGAAAGCTACGAGGCCGAGGCGGAGAATATCACGCCGGAGCTCCTGATTAAGAAGATTCTCGAAACGGTACCAGTGCCCTGAAATTGGGCACTTTCCGGAGCCCGCACCCATGATACCCGCCGAAGTCATGCAGCAGATACAGCGGATGCACATTCGCACGCGCCGCGTCGTGAATGAACTGCTGGCCGGTCAGTATGAAAGCGTCTTCAAGGGGCAGGGGATGGTCTTTAAGGAAGTCCGCGAGTATGTCCCCGGCGACGATGTGCGGTCCATCGACTGGAACGTGACGGCGCGCACGGGGCAACCCCATATCAAGGTGATGACGGAAGAGCGGGAGCAGACGGTGATGCTGGTGGTGGACGGCAGCGCGTCGGGGCGCTTTGGCAGCCGTTCGCGCCTCAAGAGCGAGTTGTGCGCGGAGCTGTGCGCGGTCCTGGCCTATTCGGCGATTAAGAACAACGACAAGGTGGGCCTGTTGATATTCACGGAAGAGGTGGAGCTATTCGTGCGCCCGGCCAAGGGCCGCAAGCATGTGCTTCGCGTTATTCGCGAGTTGCTGTGTTTCGAGCCCCGGGGGACGGGCACCAATCTGGCCGGGGCGCTGGACCACCTCAATCAGGTGGTGGCGCGCCATGCGATCGTGTTTATCGTGTCCGATTTCATGGCGGCGCAGTACGAGCCCGCGCTGCGTATCACCCGGCGCAAGCATGACACCATTGCCGTGGCGGTGGACGATCCTCGGGAGTTTATTCTTCCGAATGTGGGCGTGATTTCGGTACGGGATTGCGAGACCGGCGTGGAGGCGGTGGTGGATACGGGCAGCCGCAATCTTCGGGAGGCCTATGAGGAGGACGGCGAACGGCGGAGAGGTCACCGGGCTTCGGTGCTCAAACGTACCCGTGTGGATTTGATCGAGGTGCGGACGGACACGGGCTATATCGACGCACTGCACCGCTTTTTCAGGATGCGCGAGCGGCGGCTGCTGGCGTGAAAGACGTTTTGAAGAGGACTTAGTTGACCATGGATTACCTGGAGCAGCCGCTGGCCACAACCCAGAAAGTTCTGAACCGCAAATTTACGCAAATTAGCGCAAATTTTTTGATGGAGAAGGTGGAGGAGATTTGAACCGCGAATGAACGCGAATGCACGCGAATATCCAGTTACCTTTGATGTACACGAATGGGTCTTCCTGCAGCGTATTGAACATGTTTGTTTCCGTGGAATTCCGTGCCCTTCCGTGGTCAATAAAAGAAGATTGACCACGGAAGTACACGGAACTTCACGGAGGGTTCTCTGTGATGAATGACCTCTTCTGGACCTTCCAAGTCTCTGAATGACAGAAAGTGAATATGAAACAGCACCCATGATCTCCACCTGCCTTCTCATAGCCGCATTACTCGTCGCCGGGGCGGATGTTCCGGTGTCGGCCCGTGCGGAGCTTGACGCGGCGGAGATTCCCTTTCACCGCGTGGCGCATTATCGCGTGATTGTGGACGCGCCGGCCGATGCGGTGCTGGCAGTGGAGCCGTGGGGGGAGTCCTTGCCGGGATTGCGGGTGACCACGGGCGAGTCTTCGGAAATATCCCTCCCCGACGGGCGGAAACAGCTTGTGCAGGCCTTTACGCTCACGCCGAGCATCGTGATGAGTTACACCTTGCCCGCGACCCGCGTGATGGCCAACGGTGCCGAAGTGGCCGTGGTGGAGCCTCTTGCGTTGGTGGTCCGTACGCTCACGCCTGAAGAGAAAGCCGAGGTGTCCGCGCCGGCGGCGTTGTACACGTTGGCCGATTTGGAGCATTTGGGCTCCAGCGGTCGGGGTCGTGCTGTCGGCCTGGGAGCGATCATAGTTCTCGTTGCGGCGCTGCTGGTGGTCTTCGCAACACGCGGTTTACGCCGCTGGAATGCACGTCCTGTGCCCACGCCCGTTGAAGTGGCGGAAGCCGAACTCGCCGCTCTGGAGCAGGCGCTTCAGTCAGGTGTGATTTCCTGCGATGCGTTTTATGTCGCGCTGTCCCAACTGCTTCGCATCTACCTCGGCACGAGTTTCGATCCGGCCGTGGCCGGGCAGTCGACGCCGGAGTTTCTGGCGGAGACGCTGCCGGGGCTTCCGCTCGACCCGGCCCATTCGGGGAGCATTCGCGACATGCTCGGGGCCTTTGATCGTGTCAAGTTCGCGCAGTATTCTCCTGATCGTGAAGGGCAGGCCAGGGAACTTCGGGCGGTTCGAAACCTGATAGCGGCATTGGAAAACGAGGCGTCCAGGCGTGCCGAGCAGGCCCTGCGGGGGGCGGCGTAGGGCCATGGCGGACTGGTTTTCCTTTCACACCTTGCGGCAACCCGACTGGCTCTGGCTGGCTCCCCTGGCGCTGGCGTTGCTGGTGGCGGAGTGGGGCGCGAAGGCCCCGTCATCGCTGCGCATGTCCACCGGCGCACGGCTGGCTTGGATGGTCAAGGAGCGCCGTTCGCTTCTGCGTTTCCTTCCGCCCCTGCTTCGATGTGGCGGGTTGTGCGTGCTTCTGGTGGCGCTGGCGGGTCCCCTGAACGGTTTCCGGCAGCGTTCCGAGCACGCGGACGTGATCGATATCATGCTCTGCGTGGACGTGTCCAGCAGTATGGCCAGTTCCGACTTCATGATCGGCACGACCCCGGCCAACCGCCTCGATATCACCAGGATCGCGGTAGCCAATTTCATCGAAAGCCGACGCCTCGCCCCGTCAGACCGCTTTGGCGTGGACCGTTTGGGACTTATTCTTTATGCGGGTATCGCCTGGACCGCGTGTCCCCTGACCCTGGACTACGATATCCTGACCCACGAGGTTGCCCGGGTGGAACCCGCTTCGGATCGCGATGCGAGCAAGAGCGGCACCGCCATCGGATCGGCGATTGGCCTGGCGGCGCGTCGTCTCAGTCAGAGCGAGGCCAAGTCCAAGGTGATTGTGCTGCTGACGGACGGGGTGAACAACCGATTTCAACTGGACCCCATGACGGCGGCGCAGATTGCCGGCCAGTACAAGATCAAGATCTATACGCTCGGGGTTGGTCCGGTGGAGGACGCGCAGCGCATGGGCAACGTGACCGCGCAGGCCCGGAGTCAGGGAAATCTGGTGGATGAAGCGACCTTGCGCAACATCGCCTCGGCCACCGGCGGCGCGTACTTTCGCGCGACGGACCTTGTTTCGTTGGAGCAGGCTTACAAGGAGATCAATCAACTCGAACCGACCGAGATCGAAGCGGGCGACCTGTACGAGTACGAGGAAGCGCACATGCCCTGGGTTCTCCTTGGCGCGTGTCTGCTGGGAACGGCGGTCTTCTCGCGGCGGATCTGGTTTGAGGTGCTGCCATGAACGCAACCACCCTTAGCCCCGGTGCGCTTGCGCTGGTAATTGCCTTGGGCATGGCTCTTCTCGCCGCGCTCTGGTGGACCCTGGCCTGGCTCGAGAATCGCCGCGGCGACCGGCTGGCCCAATTCGCGGAGCATGCGCTGCTGGAGCGTCTCGCAACGGGCCATGTCCCAGGATTGCGCAGGCCGCTGAATCTGTTGGTGATCGCCGGCGCCGCCTGCCTGTTGCTTGCCATCGCTCAGCCGCGCTGGGGCGGAAGTGATGCTGGAACGCGACGGGGCAGCCGGGAGATCCTGGTGCTGCTGGACACGTCCGAGAGCATGAACGCGGTAAATCCCGCACCGAGCCGTCTGGCCCGGGCCCAGTCCAAGATCACCGCGCTCCTGGAGGCCTGTTCCGGCGATCGATTCGGACTGATCGCATTTTCCGGTGCGGCCGTGCTCCAGTGCCCCTTTACGCGCGACCACGCCTATTTCAAGACCGTTCTCCAGTCGGTGAACACCGATACGCTCACGGAGGAAGGTACCGATATCGCCTCCGCACTGGAGGAGGCCGAAGACCTTTTCAACGACGAGCGGGGCCGGGGCAGCGGCGCGGCGCGGGATGATCGCATGATACTTCTCATCAGCGATGGCGAGTCGTCGCAGAACGAGGCCGTCGCGGTGGCGGGGCGCCTGGCGTCCTTCAGCCGGATCGCCGTATTGGGGATCGGCGATCCCGGCGGTGCGGAAGTGGTGCTGCCCCAATGGATGGCGCGGGCCCAGTCGGCGCCGGTGCGCGAAGTTACCCACTGGTCCGCGTTAAACGAAGACGCGCTGAGTTCCATCGCGCTGGCGGGCGGCGGGTTCTATGTGCGCAGCACGCTGAGCGGCGATGATCTGGACGTGATACTGGGGGAGATGGCCGCCCTCGAGGGCATTGTGGGGTCGGAGGCTGGGCGTCCCCGGGAAGTGAACCGCTATCGCTGGCCCCTGGCGTTTGCGTTGTTCTTTTTCGCCGCCGAGGGTTTCTGGCTTGTCTGGATGCCGCGCGCAGTCCGACGCGCCGCGAAGGCGAAATCCAGCGGGGAGACCGTGCATGCGCTGGTGTAGCGTAATACTTCCGGCCCTCTGCCTGTTGACGGCCTGCTCGGGGGCGTTGGACGAATCGCTCTCGCGGGGCGCGTCGCTCCAGCGTACCGGGCAACCGGCCGAGGCCTTGCGCAGCTTCCGTGAAGCCCGGGTGGAGCATCCGGAAGCCGTGGACCTCATTTTCGCCATGGCCGGGGCTGAAGCCGCGCTGGGTGAGCAGGTTCTGGCGTCTCGGGCGCTCGACGAGGCGACGGAGCGATTTGAATCCGCCGCCCGGACCTTCGGGCGATGCGGCGCCGATGAACGGCTCGCCGAGAGCGCCGCATACAACGCGGCGACATGTTTGCTTTACGTGGACCGAGTGCTGGAGGAGAAAAGAGACTACGACGGGCGCGTGGAGAACTTGAAGCGCGCCGTGGAGGCGCTCTCCGCCGTGACCGAGGCCTGGCCGGACAACGCGCGGGCCGCAAAGAGCCTCGACTATGCGCGGTACCGGCTTGCACTTCTGCTTCAGACCCCGCCGTCTCCCGAGGAGGAAGACAAGGAAGGTCCGGAGGATGGCAACGAGCCGGTCAGTGAGGTGGCGGGCGCGACGACGCAGATCCCCGGGGCCACCGTAGACGTGGTGGACGGTGCAATGGTCGTATTGCGCGTGGAACGAGGGCAGGACGCGCCATGAGAGGTATGCACTTGCTTCTGGCGATGCTGACCCTCCTTGGTCAGGACGATACCACAGAGACGGCGTCGCCGGAAACGGTCCGCGTGCTTGCCATTGAGGCGCGCCAGGTGGATGGGGCGCCCCGGCATCTGGATGCGTCGCTGTCGGGACTTGGAGAACTGCTGGAGAAGGTGCCGGGCAATCAGTTCACCGAGAAGAGCTACATTGAACTGGAGGCCCACTTCGGACAGGAGACCGTGGCGGACCTGGGCGGAGGTTATGCGTTTGGGTTTACCGCGTCCGACGTGACGGAACTGGGCGAGATTGAATTTGCGTGCCACATCGACCTGACGGAGGGCGACCGCACGGTGGAGGCGCTCCGTGTCACGGGGAAGGCCGTGCGCGGTCAGGGGGCGGTGTTTCGCGGTTTGACCTTGCCTCAAGGGGAATTGGTGGTGGTTATGAGCATCGCGCGGGCGGACGATCCGCCCGGGCGTGGCGGCAGCGGCGGCAGCGGACAGGAGCGTGGCGGGGCCGAGGGGGGCGGCGCCGGTTCGCCGGGTGAAGAGGGAGCGGGCGATGGGGATACGAAAGCGCCGGAAGAGCGGCCTTCCCCGCTCCCCGAATTGCCGTCGCGGCAGCTTCAGGTTGAAGCGGAGCCTTTGGAGGAGACCACGGAGCGGGGTGGGACCGTTGGTGTTGGCGACGCCGCCCCGCCGCCGGATATGGCCGCGATCGAAGGGATTCTGCGTGCGCTGGAAGAGCAGGACATGGCGGAGCAGAAGAACGCCCGCGGTCGGCGCTTTGAAGTAAAGATGAGAGGAGACTGGTGGTGAATCTGGTCCGATGGATAGGCATCACCGCACTTTGGTTCGTTGCTTTTCCGGCACCGGCGGATACCCCGCAGGCCGCCCGGTCGACTCCCGCGACCCTGGAACAGGCGGTTCAGATTACCAGTAGCATTGATCGGGGCGAGGTCTACCTTGGCGAAGCCCTCAACCTGACCCTTGAATACCGGGAACTGAGCGTGCGCGGTCTCAGGGTTCAGCAATTGTACCGCAGCGGCAACATCGAGCTGCCCTCCATGGAGGGCTTTTATGCCGGCTCACTTGTGACCGAGAAAGACAATATCGTGATCGATGGCGCGCTCTACGCCGTGACGCGTCACCGCCAGCGAATCTATCCCGCGGTCGCCGGCGAACTTCAGATCGGGCCTTGGCGGTGGCAGGGGACGGTACGGGGTCATACGGCGACGGGCAATCCTTCCATGGAGCTCGACCTGCATACGCCCGCGATCACGGTTCGTGTGCAGCCACTGCCGGCTCCTCCCTCGACGTTTCGCGGGGCGGTGGGCGAGTTCACCATCGCGCAGGCCCTGCCCGTATCCGAATTGATCCAGGGTGTACCAGTGACGCTGGTGCTGACTGTGGCGGGTTCGGGCAACCCGGGAACCCTTGAGGCGCCCGTGGTCCCCGAGGCCCCGTGGTTCTCCGTCGAGGACCAAAGGGAAGAACGCGCACCCACGCCCGAGTCGCCCACCGGGCAGTTTTCCAAGCAATTCAGCTATTCCCTGATGCCTCTCAAGGCCGGCAGTTTCAATGTGCCCGCTGTATCACTCACGTACTTCTCACCGGCGACCCGGCAGTACAAGAGCATCCGCACGGCACCCGTTTCGGTGAGCGTGAAGGCATCAGGTCCCGCGGAGTCGCTCGTGGTTGTCGGCGGCCGTGCCGACGGAACCGGCGCACCGGCGTTGATGGAAAACGGTCGCTTCGCCCTGGCGGACGAAGCCTTTGATTTGACGATCATACAAGACTCCCCAGGGCTCTGGATCGTGCTGGTTTCTCTGCCTCCCATCGTGTGGCTGTGCCTGATGCTGAAAGAAGGGCGGTGGAGGCGGGCCAGGGTGTGGCGCTGGTCCCGCCACCGCCGGGGGCATCTTTCCGCCCAGTTCCAGGCCCTGGCGGCCCATCCGGAGCCGGTGGAGGCGCTGAATGGGCTCTTGAACGGCGCGCTACATCGGGGGCTGGCGGCCGGACACGCGGGGCGGGCCCTCGGGGAAGTCCGCAGCGACCTGGAGGACCTGCTTGCGCCGGGGGACGTCACCACCATCGTCCGGGCGATCGAGGCCTGCCGTGACCATCGCTATGGCAAAGAAGCCCTGGCGCTTGAGGATCTTGAACGGGTGATCGAGGGATTGGCGGAAGCACTGGAGGCCCTGCAGGACGCGTCGCGTGAAACGGGGGCAAAGCCATGACGATGCTGTGTGTGGTGCTGCTATCCTTTGGCGCCGACGCCTACGAAGATTTTCGGGCGCGGGGCGACGCGGCCTACATGGGGGGAGATTTCGCCACCGCGATCTCGGCCTACGAGACCCTGGCCGATTCGGGCGTCGGCAACCCGGAGCTCTATTTCAATCTGGGCAATGCCTATTACCATGGGGGCGATCTTGGCAGGGCCGTGCTGAATTACGAGCGGGCAGCGAGCCTCGGCCCCGAGTTTTCGCCCGCCCGCCGAAATCTCGAGCGGGTCATACAGGAGACGGCAAACAAGCGTTCGCGCCCCGACGGCTTTTCACTGGCGGGGCTTGGCCCTTCGCGTCTGCCGGGTCTGTCGCAGGCCGCGCTGCGCAAGGGTCTTCTGGCAATCTGGTGGTTGATGTGGAGTATACTTATCGTTAGAACTCGAAAATCATCCACATCCCGCACCGCGTCCGCCGCGTTCTGGATTGTTACCACCCTCTGCGTGGCGGGTTGGGCCATTCCTGGCCCACCGATCCAGTCCGCCGTGGTCGTCTCGGAGGAAGCCCCCATGCGCTATGGTCCCGATGCGTCCGACGCGGTACGCGCCACACTGGCGGCGGGGGACCGGGTGCTGATCGATCAAGTGTATGGCTCCTGGGCGCGGGTAGAAATCGCCTCGGGCGAACGCGGCTGGCTGGACCGGGGCGCGCTGGCCCTGGCCGGTCCGCCCTTTTCCAGGTCGGAAACGGAGAGAGAGCAACCACCTCAGTGAATTTTACATCGGCATTATCATTTTCCGAGCTCGTCCGCGCGGCCGAGCACGATCCCGCCGCCTATCACGCCGTCGACAAGCGCGCGCGTCTGCGTACGATTCAGACCCATTACCGGGACGAGTTCGAGCGAATCCGCGGGCAGCATCGCGAGGGGGCCTCCGGCCGGAACATCATCACCCAGTTGACGGCGCTGGCCGACTTTCTGGTGCGCGGTATCGTGCGCTTTGGCCTGAGCGAAGTGAAGGGGGGGGACAAGCTTCGGGGTCGCATCGCCGTGTGCGCGCTGGGCGGTTATGGCCGGGGCGAGTTGAATCCCCGTTCCGATATTGACCTGTGCCTGATTTACGCGGGGCGTCTGGATAAGTCGGTGCAGCAGTTAAACGAGTATCTCGTGCCCATGTTCTGGGATGTTGGCTTCAAGATGGGCTACGTGATGCAGGAAGTGGGCGACGCGGTCAACCTGGCGGGATCCGATCTGGAGGTGCTCACGAGCTACATGCACGCGCGCTTGCTCTTTGGCGATCCGGGGCTATTCGCCAAGCTGGAGAAGGGCGTGCTTAAGGTGCAGGAGCGGCAGAAGTCTGAACTTCTTGCGCACCTCCGCAAGCGGGTGCGGCGTGCCGGTCGCGGCACGGGCGCGCCCGATCTGTACGATCCCGAGCCGGACATCAAAGACAACGTGGGCGGCCTGCGCGATTTTCACGTGGCGACCTGGATCATCCGGCTTGATCGGGGCGCCCTCACGCTGGATGATCTGGAGAAGCTGGGTGAATTGATGCCGGAAGACAACCTCCATTTCCAGGAGGGGCTCGATTTCATCTGGCGCATCCGGAACGAGCTGCACTTCCACAGTGGCAAGGCCGACAACAAACTCAACTTTGACCTCCAGAAGCATGTGGCCAAGGCCTTTGGCTACGGCGAGTCCCGCCAGGCGATCGACCGATTCATGCAGGACTACTACACCGCCGCGCGCTCTCTGCGCCAGCTTCTTCAGATCGTCGTGGGCATAACCGTTGTCGCCCCCCCCGAAAGCGGCAAGGCATCCTCCGAGCGGGGCCACCTGGATGTGGTGGGCGACGAACTGGTCATGCGCGGAAAAGATCATCGGTGGTTTGCGGAGAATCCTCCCCGGCTGATGGAGGCGATCTGGGAGTGCGGGCGCCATCGCGTGCCTCTGGCCCACGCCACCCGCGAGATGGTCAAGAAGAACCTCCACCTTGTCGGCGACGCCTTTCGCGAGAGCGACCTCGTGCGCCGATTCTTTGTCGCGCTCTGCAGCCGCCCGATTCAGGCGGGCATGGCGCTTCGGCAGGCCTCGGAGACGGGGCTGCTTGGGGCTTACATCCCCGAGTTTAAGGATGTGGACGGCGTCATTCGCTATGAGGATTTCCACAGCTACCCCGTGGACGAGCACACCCTGCGGGCGGTCGAGGCCCTCGCGGCGATTCCGGAGATGACCGGCCCCGTGGGGCGGCTGCTCCAGGTTACCCTTGAGCATATGCGCGAGCCCCATGTCCTCGTGCTTGCCGTGTTGTTTCACGATCTGGGCAAGGCGGGTGGCGAGGAGCACGTGGAGGAAGGCGCGCGGATCGCGCGGAGCATTTGCGCGCGCATGGGGCTGTCCGAGGAGGACACGGAGCGCATTGTATTTCTCGTGGAGCATCACATGGTCATGAACCACATTGCCATGTACCGCGACATAGACGACCTGGATATCATCAGCAGCTTCGCCCAGACCATGCGCACCGCGGACCGGATGCGCGCACTTTTTGTGCTTTCCTACGCGGACTTGAGCGCCGTCGGCCCGAACGTCTGGACCGAATGGAAGGGGGCGCTGCTGGCCAAGCTGTATTTGAAGACCGAGCAGATTCTGCTGGGCCGGGCCCAGGTCGGGGACGACTACTGGACCATGCCCAAGGCGCGGGCGGTGGAGGCCGGTGCGCCGGAGGCCATGAAGGGCGCGGTCACCTCCCACCTGCGGCAACTCGGGGAGCGCTATTTCATCGCCTTTTCTCCAGAGCAAATTGTCGAGCACATGTTGTGCATCGAAGAGGCCCGAAGCGCCGGCCTGGCCGTGCGCTGGTTCACCCATGAGGAAACGGGCACCAGCGAAGTGGTCGTCTGCACGCAGAATTGCCACGGACTCTTCGCCAATATCGCGGGATGTTTTGCGTCCCAATTGATCGACGTGCAGCGTGCCCTGGTATTTACCGGGCCCGATGGCTACGTTGTGGACAGTTTCACCGTGATCGACGCTACGAACCGGCGTCCCCTTACGGAGCGGCAGATCCAGGCTTTTCGGGAGGTGCTCAAGTCGGTCCTGCTGGATGGCGTTTCCGTCCAGGACTTTGTCGCAAAGTCGCGCAACCGCCTTTTTGCGCTGCACCAGTCCCGGGTGCCGGTGAAGACCCGGATCCGTTTCGACAACGCCGCCTCGCGCAGCGATACCGTGGTCGATATTGAAACCGGCGACCGAACCGGCTTACTCTACGACATCGCCCGTGTGTTCGCCGCGAACGGAGTGGACTTCGTCTCTTCCCACGTGGTGACGGACGCCCGGCAAGTGCGGGACTCGTTTTACGTGCGGCTGGGCGAGGCAAAAATAGAAGATTCCGCGGTGCAGGCGGTCGTCCGTTCCGAACTGGAAGCGGTCATCCGGCCCCTGGCCGTATCCGATGTTTGAGGAGAACGACTGATGTTCCGATTGGCCCGGCCCCTCTCGTGGGTGGTGGTGATTGCCATTGCGCTCATGCCCGCCGGCGCGCGCAGCCCGATCCTGCGCGAGATTGAGGACAGCTTCGTGCGCTTGCATGAGGAGGTCCGGCCCTGTGTCGTCTCGATAGAGGTGCAGGGCGCGGTGGTGGAAGCGGGCAACCAGGGTCTGGATGAACTGCACCAGTTCTTTGGATTGCCGGTGCCCGAGCAGGACGAAGGCCAGCCGGAGGAGACGCCCCGCGCAACGGGAAGCGGCTTCATCTACGATTCGGAAGGGCATATCGTCACCAACAATCACGTCATAGCCGATGCCGCGAAGATCGAGGTGCTCCTGTCCAGCGGCAAGCGCTATGAAGCGAAAGTGGTGGGGACCGATCCCGACACGGATCTGGCGGTTATCAAGATTGAAACCGACGAAGTGCTGACGCTCGCGCGGCTGGGCGATTCCAGCGCGCTGAAGGTGGGACAATTTGCCATCGCCATGGGGAGTCCCCGCGGCTTCGAAGGCTCCCTCTCATTCGGCCACATCAGTGCGCTGGGCCGGAACAATCTCTGGGGGCTGCAAGCCCAGGGAATCCGCTTCCAGAACCTGATCCAGACCGATGCGGCGATCAATCTGGGCAACAGCGGCGGCCCGCTGTGCAATATCGACGGCGAAGTAATCGGCATCAACATGGCCATCATCTGGGGTGCAAACTCCATTGGATTCGCCATCCCCGTCAACGAGGTGAAGAATATCGTCCCCGATCTGATTGCGGACGGCAAAGTGACCCGTGGATTCCTGGGGGTGCACATCGACGACGCGAAGGGCAGTGTGTCCGAGGTGCTCGGACTACCCGACGAGTTCGGCGCGGTGGTGGAGGAGGTCCAACCGGACACACCCGCTTTTCGGGATGGTATCCAGGTGTATGACGTCATCCGCAAGGTGAATGGGGAGCCCATCCTGGACGCCGCGGAGCTGATCCGAAAGATTTCCGCGATTCCCCCGGGCGACACCGTGATGATCGAAATCTGGCGCAAGGAAGAGAGCATCGAGATACAGACCGTGCTCGAAGAATGGAAGAGCGCTGCGGAGTCGCCGCAACAGGAAGCTCCCGTGCTGGGCATGCAGCTCCAGGAAATTGGGCCGGAAATCCGAAAGCAGTTGAACCTGCCCGAGACCGAAGGGGGACTGCTGGTGACCGAGGTCAAAGCCGGCAGTCCGGCGGAAGAGGCAGGCCTCGCCGCGGGCGACCGGATAACGGAAGTTGCCCAGATGCCCGTTTCGTCCGTGGAAGCGTTCCGGCGCCTCGCCGGGGAGCGGGCGGGTTCGGGCAAGTCGATATTGGTACGTTACGTCCGGGGCGATGCCTCCCCGGATATCACCGTGATTCGGGTTCCCTGACCCACCCCCGATTTGGACGTAGCCGACGTTGGGAACCCGTCGGCAGCGTAGAACGCCCCCTAGCGCGGGCATCGGAGCATTGGAAACTTGGCGACAGAGACAGAGCGGTTTCGGGAGGCCCGCATACTCATAACGGACGACCAGGAGAGCGTCGTAACCTTGATTGAGCGTGTCGTGCGCGACGCGTTCGGCTGCCACATCGATACCACCCATACGGGGGACGAAGCGCTGACCTTGCTTCAGGCCGCGCCCTACGATGTATTCGTGACCGATATGAAGATGCCCGGCACCCACGGCCTTGAATTGATTGAGAAGGCGATCTTAGCCTGCCCCGAGGTGGATATCCTTGTCATGACGGGTTATCCCGGCGACTTCCCCTATGTGGAGGTCATTCAGCGGGGCGCAAAGGATTTCCTGAACAAACCTTTCCTGCCCGCCGAGCTGGAGGCCAAACTGATTCGGGTGCTGCGGGAGCGCCACCTGCGCCATGACTTGGTCGTCGCACATAA
Encoded here:
- the glnD gene encoding [protein-PII] uridylyltransferase, coding for MNFTSALSFSELVRAAEHDPAAYHAVDKRARLRTIQTHYRDEFERIRGQHREGASGRNIITQLTALADFLVRGIVRFGLSEVKGGDKLRGRIAVCALGGYGRGELNPRSDIDLCLIYAGRLDKSVQQLNEYLVPMFWDVGFKMGYVMQEVGDAVNLAGSDLEVLTSYMHARLLFGDPGLFAKLEKGVLKVQERQKSELLAHLRKRVRRAGRGTGAPDLYDPEPDIKDNVGGLRDFHVATWIIRLDRGALTLDDLEKLGELMPEDNLHFQEGLDFIWRIRNELHFHSGKADNKLNFDLQKHVAKAFGYGESRQAIDRFMQDYYTAARSLRQLLQIVVGITVVAPPESGKASSERGHLDVVGDELVMRGKDHRWFAENPPRLMEAIWECGRHRVPLAHATREMVKKNLHLVGDAFRESDLVRRFFVALCSRPIQAGMALRQASETGLLGAYIPEFKDVDGVIRYEDFHSYPVDEHTLRAVEALAAIPEMTGPVGRLLQVTLEHMREPHVLVLAVLFHDLGKAGGEEHVEEGARIARSICARMGLSEEDTERIVFLVEHHMVMNHIAMYRDIDDLDIISSFAQTMRTADRMRALFVLSYADLSAVGPNVWTEWKGALLAKLYLKTEQILLGRAQVGDDYWTMPKARAVEAGAPEAMKGAVTSHLRQLGERYFIAFSPEQIVEHMLCIEEARSAGLAVRWFTHEETGTSEVVVCTQNCHGLFANIAGCFASQLIDVQRALVFTGPDGYVVDSFTVIDATNRRPLTERQIQAFREVLKSVLLDGVSVQDFVAKSRNRLFALHQSRVPVKTRIRFDNAASRSDTVVDIETGDRTGLLYDIARVFAANGVDFVSSHVVTDARQVRDSFYVRLGEAKIEDSAVQAVVRSELEAVIRPLAVSDV
- a CDS encoding trypsin-like peptidase domain-containing protein, encoding MFRLARPLSWVVVIAIALMPAGARSPILREIEDSFVRLHEEVRPCVVSIEVQGAVVEAGNQGLDELHQFFGLPVPEQDEGQPEETPRATGSGFIYDSEGHIVTNNHVIADAAKIEVLLSSGKRYEAKVVGTDPDTDLAVIKIETDEVLTLARLGDSSALKVGQFAIAMGSPRGFEGSLSFGHISALGRNNLWGLQAQGIRFQNLIQTDAAINLGNSGGPLCNIDGEVIGINMAIIWGANSIGFAIPVNEVKNIVPDLIADGKVTRGFLGVHIDDAKGSVSEVLGLPDEFGAVVEEVQPDTPAFRDGIQVYDVIRKVNGEPILDAAELIRKISAIPPGDTVMIEIWRKEESIEIQTVLEEWKSAAESPQQEAPVLGMQLQEIGPEIRKQLNLPETEGGLLVTEVKAGSPAEEAGLAAGDRITEVAQMPVSSVEAFRRLAGERAGSGKSILVRYVRGDASPDITVIRVP